Within the Medicago truncatula cultivar Jemalong A17 chromosome 4, MtrunA17r5.0-ANR, whole genome shotgun sequence genome, the region actaaTTGAGTGTCACGTGATTCAATTAATTCGTGCCATGTGACATACTAtaagacaaaattttaaaatttaaagaattcaaataaaataattgtttttaattagcactattattaacatttattctctctcaaagaaaaacatttatcctgatttaattaaaaaaacaaaatcatcataaagAGGGAACTCCAGTtcttttttctactttttccTCGAAAATTCATCACCATCACAATTAACACCATATTTACTTTTTCCTAGCTTTGTTTTTATCACAGTTACATTTCCCTTCTAGAAGACCCCTTTAAGATATTTACGCTATGTGATACATCAGTCCTGCGCATATCTCAAACCATTCCCTGTATTCACAGAGTACCTTCATGTTTCAAACGCAATAAGATTTCATATGGGTTTTGAATCACGGAAGATCGTTAACACATAATATTTGCATTCCTGAACAATGGCCAATGGTGCcagatccctaaaaaaaaacacataccTCTAACTAGTGCCTTTATACTATCATCTACAAATCCTTACCAATAGAACTCTCAACGATTTCCACTCAAAGAGTTGCAATTCGAGATCATATCTAAATCATACTAAACTGAAGAGAAACGTATAAAAAATATACCCTTTTTGGTTAAGCAAGAAATTAAACTTTTCCAAAACAAGCTCTAAACCAAAtcgctctcaaaaaaaaaaaaaaaaaaactctaaaccAAATCATAATTATTGACGGCCTGAAACTTACCAAAacaatattactccctccgtcttatATTAAATGACGATTATGGATGGAATTGGTCAGACAAGCCTACAAGGACCTACGGCCTAGTCTATGACAGATCAGGtcaaacttttttcttaaatagggAAAATTTAGGTTTTTTAAAAGTCTATTTAGTTTAAAAGGTCAGGTCACAAGCTATTAAAAAAGACTTTTAGGCCTATTAGGCCAGCCTACttaagtaaatatgaataatattattgattattatattatatactctactttgaattaaattataaatttgtcaaCCTTTAAAGTAATTTAAGCTTATTAGTTTACATTATTTTTcgcatatttaaatgtattattataaattagaattgaaatatgatataatatatagtaaACTTCTCTAAAACTTCATGTTAAATATCGAAAAGAATTTAATATCATTGATCTATTAGCTTGGTAGTCAATTTAACATTAGATCGCATtacttatttaaagatgtttatatgaaatagacttttaaataggctagcAAGTCTAATCAGGCTTTCATAAGGCTAGGCTAAGACCTAAAAAGTAAGTCTATGACAtgccttaaaaaaatttgacaagCCAGACTTAGGCCTTGCAAAGCCTAACTCGGCCCAGCCTATTTTTATCTCTAGTGACGACCTTGTCACACATACTAATACacaattttgatcttaaataaCTTTACTAATCtcttagaaaaaattataaaatttgatattttgaaaatattcatcgagacgaatccaacgacatcttatatgatattatttatcaaaGTGCGGTCAaagtatattagtagaaaaatacgGTCAAAGTATATTAGAACAatattgcacattttcaaataggTCATCCGACGAAGGaagtaattaaaaacaattattttatttaaatttttttaattttaaaattttgtttttaacggTCAACTAACAAAGGatcaataacaattttttaacaaagtgcAGGTatctaaaccaaaaaaaaataaaaaataccaaaaactGATCAAAGTAGAGTGACTAGTAATGTTCGTTGCAAGTGCAATAGCTATAGTTTATAAGACGACTTTGACTTGAAATAGTAACAGTAATACTCACAAAAGTAAGCAATTCATACAGCTTCATCATTTCACTTGCAACTTCAGATTCACTTATCACTTTGAAGAGTTTTCACCATCCAATCAATCCATGAGCTACAACTACAAAGTGTTCTTGAGTATCTGCGCTCAGGACAGGGATCATTTTATTTGGCATCTCAATACGGTTCTTCGTTCAAAAGCTGGAACCGCTCTTTTCGGGGTTGAGGAGAGGTTGCAATATGAGTCAGAACTCGATGCAATAGTTGGATACTGCAAGCTTGCTATAGTCGTTTTTTCAAgtaattataacaaatcaataTCGTGTGTTCAAGAATTGGAGAAAATAACTGAATGTTGTCGAACCTCAGACTTGGTTGTTTTTCCTGTGTTCTTTGATGGTGTCTATCCCTTGCATGAAAGATCAGAGGGAGGTATGTTTGATGGAAACGCTTTTCATGATTTTATCGATAGAATCGGTAAAGACAAAGACAAGTTTTTGAGTTGGGTAGTAGGGGTCACTAAAGCTACCGAATATTTTGGGCCGAGTGATCTCATTTACAGGTActtttaaacttaaatatttgcttgatttcaaatattagtatatgttttgatttgatttaaacCCCATGGATTGCCTCCGTGGTGTAAGCTTTGAGACCAGGAAGTTTGGTCGGCTTCTATACACGTGCGTTCCTAGCATTTCTCTTATTTAAATGAACTATAAATGAATTAACTATGCCAATTCATAAATCAGTTTCGTTGACACTCCAAGTCACCACAACACGATGTTTTGAAATCACAAGTCACAACTATGTTGGCACCCCAagtcatcatcatatatattattactaCAAAAGAATAACATTACAAAAAATTGGTGGGGCTGCATGATCTTGAATGCGTTTCAGATCATGTTTCATGATCCTAAATGCGTCTCACATGATCTTGcattatcaaattcaattttacaCTCATTTCAGTCGAtccaagaaaattttaaaattgtcattacatctttatatgatttttctttggATCCTCTAAAGGCAAGATTATTCATAGCAAGACCTTTCACAAATGAAAATAATCTATGTAAAGCTTGTCTCCAATGCTCTTTCTTTTTCATAGTTTCTTCTTGCAAGTATTTatcaattgtttgattttattagTCATATGTTCGAGACtactttcatgtttttttagtCTTCGGCTAATATGCTAGCAATCACTTAAGTCGTCCTCACTTGCTAGCAAACTCAAGTTTCTAGAAGTAGAAGATTTAAACAATTCACCACAAAAACAATAAACTTTGTCAACATATTTGCAATAAACTAACCATTTTTCAATCGCTAATCTCGCCATTGcttaattttaatgaaaaatcaattatgaaaaatgtctatgatatttatcatttgGAAAATTAAGAATCATTTCTCTAGTAGACCCCCTTTCAACTATAATATccttttatttgttttcaaGATTCTCCCAATTCCTTGGattataaatatcaaaatgagGAATTTTTTGTTCATAATCATCATTAAGATTTTCAATATTAGATGTCTTTGGCAAATTATTGGCAACGAACCTATAAGGGGTCCACAAAAATTTTATAGAGGAGGAGTGTCTATAAAAAGGCTTGTTTTATAGTGTATATATAGGAAATCGCACCAAGAGGGCCTAAACATTAACATACTTCAAACAACCCTTAACCCTTTTTCTTTAGAACTCAATTGTCAATGTTTGGGCCCTTTGGGTGCAACTTATTATATACCCCCATATAAAACAAGGCTTGTTATACACACTCTCTGTAAAAAACAATTGGGGCCATGCAGGCCTGGGCCCTAGGTCGTTGCACCCCCGCCCTCTACCAAGGGTTGGGTTTGAGGTTTGAATCCGTGCCAACAATTCCCATGTCAGTCCATACAGAGTTTTGTTCTGGCTTCAATTGAGCCTTCGCTACTCACTAGTGGAAGGAGGGATTAGTCCCTGCTTAATCGGTCATTGAGTTGCATACCaaatctaaaagaaaaaaaaaattgatttgattgtgaGTTTTGCAAATATAAgttcttttaaaaatagatgATCGAGACATGAGATTGTAATTTTCACATTTCCTTTGACCTGTGCACATGTATAAGTTCTTCATATCTTATACAGGTACGAACATGAATATGTTCAGGATTATATTAGGGACATAGGTGAACATGTAAGTCGTGTACTGAAAAAGAGAGACTCATTCAGTGCTTTCTATACAAAGAGCATAAATTCAGGGGCGCAAGATGTGATTCAACTATTGAAACAGTCAAAATCTCCTCTCATACTAGGGATATGGGGGATGCCAGGGATTGGTAAATCAAGCATTGTCCATGCCATATGTAATCAAATTGGTCCCTATTTTGAGCACATGTCGTTCCTCGAAAATGCTGAGGGATTATGGAAAGATAAACTTCAAGTTTATTTAGAAGAGGAACTTATTTTTCATATTGACGAACAATTTGAACGTAATATATCTACAACAGAAGCAAGAAGAAtgatttcaaaagaaaaacttcGACATAAAAGGGTACTTCTTATACTTGACAATGTTGATAAATTGGATCAGCTAAAGGCTTTGTGTGGAAATCGGGAATGGTTTGGTCGAGGAAGCAAAATAATCATcacaacaagagatagacatcTACTCAAGAAACATGGAGTTGACTATATCTACGGAGTGAAACAACTGGACGAAAGTGAATCGCTTGAGCTTTTTAATTTGGGTGCATTCAGACAAGCAACTTCTGGTAAAGATTTTGTTGAACTTTCGAGACAAGTAGTTGCTTATTCTGGGGGATTGCCTCTTGCTCTTAAAGTTCTTGGCAGCAATTTGTATTCGAAAAGAGTAGATTTCTGGGAGTCTGAGTTGCATTTGCTCAAAATGTTTCCACTACAAGAAGTACAAAGAGTTCTAGAAGATAGTTTTAATGATTTGAGTGATGTAGAGAGACGGGTATTCCTTGATATAGCACTTTTCTTTATCGGGATGAACCAAAATGATGTACTCGAAACATTAAATAGGTCAACACAATGCACAGATCTTCAAATAAGTCTCCTTCAAGACAAGAGCTTTGTAACCATCGATGAGAATAACAATCTTCAAATGCATGTTTTGCTACAATCCATGGCAAGAGATGTCATTAGGAGGAAATCAAGTAATAAGACCGATCAGGTGAGTgttggtgtgtgtgtgtgtttgtgtctgATTTTGAGGCTAGCTCTATTTGAGGTATCACCAATGTATGGTATTTTGGTTCCAAAAAGGAAAACGAATCAAAGTAAACATTAATGAAATCAGTTCGCTAACATTTAGTTTCTTAATCATCAAAAGAACATCGAAAGTTTATCAGTATGATtgtaaattgaaaagaaaaaaaaaatatatattaaattgtgGGTAATCTCATagttgatgattttatttttttcttttcttcgaTGTTTCAGCCAAAGGTGTACGATGTATTCTTGAGTTTCAGAGGGGAAGATAGTCGTGCAAAGTTCATGTCACATCTCTTTTCCTCTCTTCAAAATGAAGGGATTCATGCTTTCAAAGACGATAACGAGATTCAACGAGGAGATCAGATCTCAATCTCACTGTTGCGAGCAATTGGGCAGTCTAGAATTTCTATCATTGTTTTGTCTACAAATTATGCCAATTCAAGATGGTGTATGCTAGAGTTGGAGAAGATAATGGAAATTGGAAGAACCAAGGGTCTTATTGTTGTGCCAGTGTTCTATGAGGTAGCTCCCTCAGAAGTACGTGATCAGAAAGGTCGGTTTGGAAAAgcttttaaaaagttgatatCGAAAATCTCAATGGATGAATCCAAAAAGAGTAATTGGAGAAGAGATCTCTTTGATATTGGTGGCATAGCTGGGTTTGTACTCTTAGGTTCCAGGTTAGTTTTGTTCTCTCTTAGACTATTGTCTGTGATACTTGCATATAATTCTCTTTCCTCTTTTGATAAAAGCATATGTTGAATAATGATTATATACATACAATTGATTATGCACCTTATTATTGTTTCTTATTTTATAGGAATGAAAGTGCTGATATCAAAAACATTGTTGAACGTGTCACACATTTGCTTGATAGGACAAAGTTATTTGTTGCTGAACATCCAGTGGGTTTAGAATCTCGTGTGGACACTGTGATTAAGctattaaacataaaaaaatcagatGTTTTACTTCTTGGGATATGGGGAATGGGGGGTACAGGTAAAACAACCATTGCCAAAGCCATTTATAATCAAATTGGGAGCAAATTTGAGGGAATGAGCTTCCTTTTGGGTGTACGGGAATTCTGGGAGACACATACTAATCTAGTTTCACTGCAGCAACAGGTACTTTGTGATGtttacaaaacaacaacatccaagATACATGACATCGAATCAGGGAAAATTATATTGAAGCAAAGACTTGCTCAGAAAAGGGTGCTTTTTGTGCTTGATGATGTAACTGAATTGCACCAACTAAATGCTTTGTGTGGAAGTCGCGAATGGTTTGGTTCCGGAAGTAGAATAATCATCACGACAAGAGATATGAGGCTCCTAAGATCATGTGATCAATTGTATGCTATAAAAGAAATGGACGAAAGTGAATCTCTTGAGCTTTTCAGTTGGCATGCATTCAAGCTACCAAGTCCTCCAATCGATTTTGCTACACATTCAACAGATGTGATTGCTTATTCTGGAAGATTGCCACTAGCACTTGAAGTCCTTGGCTCCTATTTGTCTGACTGTGAAATAACAGAGTGGCAGAAAGTTTTGGAGAAACTCAAATGTATTCCCCATGATCAAGTACAGAAGAAGCTAAGAGTAAGCTTTGATGGTTTAAAAGATGTTACAGAGCAACAAATATTTCTCGATATAGCCTGTTTCTTTATTGGGATGGACCAAAATGAtgtaattcaaatattaaatggGTGTGGGTTTTTTGCTGATTCTGGAATGAAAATCCTTTTAGAGCGAAGCCTTGTAACTGTTGACAATGGGAACAAGCTTAGAGTGCATGATTTGTTGAGAGACATGGGAAGACAAATAATTTATGAGGAATCACCGTTGGATCCTGAGAACCGCAGTAGGTTGTGGCGTAGTGACGAAGTAATTGATATGTTATATAATGATTCTAATCTTAAGgtaattactttttttgaacaatcttAAGGTAATTAATTACTAATTAGAGAACTCCTTGTATTGTTTATAGAAGTTACTGAAAAATACAGTAGAAGAGGTTGAGAACCATACATTATTGAATCAATGATCAAGATTcatgaaatatgaaaattagtATTATTCATGATTTGGTTTTTGTTAATTGTGTGTgttaaagagtcccacatcgaataAGTGATAGCTTGACAATGCATTTATAAGTGGCGgcaattcatgattttttatgtttctctgattttttttaatttcagggAGCAGAAGCTGTCAAGGGTCTGGCTTTGAAATTTCCAAAAGAAAATTTAGTTCGTCTAAATTCCAATGCATTTCAGAAGATGTATAAACTCAGATTGCTTCAACTTGCTGGGGTGAAACTTAAAGGAGATTTTAAACACCTTTCGAGAAATCTTAGATGGTTGTACTGGCATGGATTTCCATTAACTTACATTCCTGCAGAATTTCAGCAAGAAAGTCTAGTTGCCATCGAATTGAAATATAGTAATCTCACACAAACGTGGAAGAAGAACAAggtacaaattttatttaatatttcctCATGAAAGAAGAACAAgcaataaatttaaatctacCATTTCATCTTGGTATTTAGTTTTTGTATAGTGCACTTCAAGGAAGAGTGCATTGCTGTTCCAAAgtttcactttaattaatagTAAATTATTTAGAGAAACTTTttgtaaaacaataataatattctagTGTTTTAAAATTGACTTATATTTTGTGCGTTATGTTTAAATAAACTCAACCAAACAACTACAATAGAGTacacaagaaagaaagaaagaaggtaACTGTATATACGAGGATGAGGATGCAACAAATAGAAAAGAGATGAATAAGATGATTGTGCAATTACTTTAAAGCATGTTTGAATACTAACCTTCAGGTTTGATTCGCTCCCGCTATGTTTTCAAAACTAGATGCAATAGGGTATCCATGATTCCCTTTCAAGATGCATTGGAATTCCTAAATATAAATTGCACATCCAGTGTCAAGCACACCATTCAATGATAGTTTACGGAACAATTGTTTCCTAACTACTATTTACccataagaaaagaaaataaattatttactgttttgattttgGCAAAAACTTAGATCATAATACAGAGCAACATGCacaacttgataaaaaaaacttttaacaaaGAGTGGCACATAACATAGAAAACAAAGATTCAAACGAAAAgatatattcattcataattaaacACATAACATAGAAAACAACATAGTAATTTGAATCTCAAACCCTTTAGACTTTGTTTGCAAGTTTAGAGTGAAAGGGATGTGaggattttgaaagaaaaaaaatgtaagcaaTTGGATGAAATAGAGGACAttgggaggggaggggagggcttgggagggttattttttaataatataaaatcctCCTTGTTTGGAGAaactcaaaaattaaattggaggagggttttgtttaggagggtttatatgaatttttcaagtTTAATCTATCTTgttataaaattcttaaaattaaaaatatattaatcataagcattaatttatcattcactaacaaaaactctttcaaaaaatgtgaaagagtTCTCAATTTTCTCCTATATTTTCCACCCCCTGAGCgctcccttcccctccccttcaaactctcaaacaaagtcTTAAGAGACGCACAccttttaagtgttttttttattctattattttgaaaatctcTGACAATAGTGTCAATTTGAGTTAAGAAATATTGAGTAGAGTATCATGTTCTGAAGTATTAATGTGTCTTTGATATCTGTATTTAGTAAAactatgaaaattaatttttaaaactatgtctTCGCACATGTCCTCTAAAAATATTGTTAGCTGCACTTGTGTAACATTAATTGGTCTCTATGTCTGCAAATAAAGCGTGTGTTACACACTGCGAAGTATTCAGTGGAAAATAGTCATTCTTCCAAATTCAAATCTAGTTTTTCTCCGAAATTTTTCTTACTATTCTCTTGtggttttattttcttgcagatgctaaagaacttaaaaattcttAATCTTAGTCATTCTCAGGATTTGACTGAAACTCCAGACTTCTCATATATGCCGAATCTTGAAAAGCTAGTACTCAAAGACTGTCCAAGTTTGTCTGCGGTCTCCCATAGCATTGGATCTCTCCAtaaacttcttctgataaatttAACGAACTGCACAGGTCTTCGGAAACTTCCGAGAAGCATCTATACATTAAAATCTCTACAAACTTTGATTCTTTCTGGATGTTCCATGATTGACAAATTGGAGGAGGATTTGGTACAGATGGAATCTCTTATTACCTTGATTGCAGATAAGACTGCTATAAAAAAAGTTCCATTTTCAATAGTAAGAATGAAAAACATTGGATATATTTCTTTAAGCGGCTTTGAAGGATTTTCACGTGATGTATTCCCTTCTCTCATTCGCTCTTGGATGTCGCCTTCAAATAATGTGATATCCCTAGTTCAAACATATGTACCCATGTCATCACTTGCTTCTTCCAAGGACATTCAAAAACTTCGAATTCTTTGTGTGGAGTGTGGTTCAGATCTACAACTAACTCAAGATATAGCAAGATTTTTGGATGTATTAAAAGCCACAAAGTGTCAGAACTTGGAAGCAAGTGCAAGTTCAACTACATCACATATTTCTGATCTGTATGCGCCTGCTTTAACTGATGATTGCCTTGGTCAAGTTTGCACTTCAATGTCAAAGAATTACTTGAAATATCTCCTTATTCAGATGGGAACAAAATGCCAAGTCTCTAACATTGCCGAAGAATGTATTTTACaggtttgaattatttttttactgtttcatatttttcaaacataatcgATTAATATCATTccataatgttatttttatgatatttactTTTCCATGTTATTCTaatattaattcaaaaaaagaatacaaatgTAATTTGAAAATCCATAAACTTATCCAAATTAAACTACCTTTAATTAGATTCgatcagattttttaaatgattcatCCAAATCGAACCTAACCGTATGTAATTTTATATCTGAATCAACTAGTTGTTTGTCTCAACTGATTCAAATCTCACTGCAAACATCCTTAgttgaaattatattttctaagAAATTATTTCCTCCTTAATTTGAATCTGACACATTTAATTCTTAAAGTTTTAAAACTTACTTTACATTAATTATAGTTTTTGAAATGGGTGTAAACTGGGAACAACTCCATGATTAAGTCTCACATTTTGTTTAAGGATCAAGTCACAGATAATTCAAGTGAAGAATTAAAAATTACAAGCACTGTgctaaaaaaagattatattaCGCGCAAAATacattttaaggaaaaaataaaccTATTTCAGAcaagaatatttatatatattactaattcctactaaattactaataaatTACATTTAGATAATGAACTTTTGTCTTTTTGGATCCTCTAAATTACTAATTCCATTTTACAGACTGCAGATGAGACATCGGATTCATTTTTGCTTCCCTGTGACAATAATTGTGAATGGTCAAGCTTTAGTTGCAAAGGTTGTTCCATAATATTTGATATCCCAACAATAAAGGGGCGAAACCTGAAGAGTATGATATTGTTCATTGTCTATTACTCTTCCCCGGAGAACATAGCATCAGAAGGGTGTCAAGGTGTATTGATCATAAATTACACAAAGAGAATCATTCAGGTTTACAAAAGAGATACTCTAACCTCTTTTGGCCATGAGGATTGGCGGACCGTAACGTCAATTCTAGAACCTGGTAACAAAGTGGAGGTTATGGTTGTTTTAGGGGAAGGTTTCATTGCTGACAAGACTACAATATCTCTATCATATGATGAACCAGACGACAAAAAAATGGAACGCTGTCATGTAGTAGATGAGGAGGATGTTATTGTTTCTGGCAA harbors:
- the LOC11414600 gene encoding disease resistance-like protein CSA1, whose translation is MSYNYKVFLSICAQDRDHFIWHLNTVLRSKAGTALFGVEERLQYESELDAIVGYCKLAIVVFSSNYNKSISCVQELEKITECCRTSDLVVFPVFFDGVYPLHERSEGGMFDGNAFHDFIDRIGKDKDKFLSWVVGVTKATEYFGPSDLIYRYEHEYVQDYIRDIGEHVSRVLKKRDSFSAFYTKSINSGAQDVIQLLKQSKSPLILGIWGMPGIGKSSIVHAICNQIGPYFEHMSFLENAEGLWKDKLQVYLEEELIFHIDEQFERNISTTEARRMISKEKLRHKRVLLILDNVDKLDQLKALCGNREWFGRGSKIIITTRDRHLLKKHGVDYIYGVKQLDESESLELFNLGAFRQATSGKDFVELSRQVVAYSGGLPLALKVLGSNLYSKRVDFWESELHLLKMFPLQEVQRVLEDSFNDLSDVERRVFLDIALFFIGMNQNDVLETLNRSTQCTDLQISLLQDKSFVTIDENNNLQMHVLLQSMARDVIRRKSSNKTDQPKVYDVFLSFRGEDSRAKFMSHLFSSLQNEGIHAFKDDNEIQRGDQISISLLRAIGQSRISIIVLSTNYANSRWCMLELEKIMEIGRTKGLIVVPVFYEVAPSEVRDQKGRFGKAFKKLISKISMDESKKSNWRRDLFDIGGIAGFVLLGSRNESADIKNIVERVTHLLDRTKLFVAEHPVGLESRVDTVIKLLNIKKSDVLLLGIWGMGGTGKTTIAKAIYNQIGSKFEGMSFLLGVREFWETHTNLVSLQQQVLCDVYKTTTSKIHDIESGKIILKQRLAQKRVLFVLDDVTELHQLNALCGSREWFGSGSRIIITTRDMRLLRSCDQLYAIKEMDESESLELFSWHAFKLPSPPIDFATHSTDVIAYSGRLPLALEVLGSYLSDCEITEWQKVLEKLKCIPHDQVQKKLRVSFDGLKDVTEQQIFLDIACFFIGMDQNDVIQILNGCGFFADSGMKILLERSLVTVDNGNKLRVHDLLRDMGRQIIYEESPLDPENRSRLWRSDEVIDMLYNDSNLKGAEAVKGLALKFPKENLVRLNSNAFQKMYKLRLLQLAGVKLKGDFKHLSRNLRWLYWHGFPLTYIPAEFQQESLVAIELKYSNLTQTWKKNKMLKNLKILNLSHSQDLTETPDFSYMPNLEKLVLKDCPSLSAVSHSIGSLHKLLLINLTNCTGLRKLPRSIYTLKSLQTLILSGCSMIDKLEEDLVQMESLITLIADKTAIKKVPFSIVRMKNIGYISLSGFEGFSRDVFPSLIRSWMSPSNNVISLVQTYVPMSSLASSKDIQKLRILCVECGSDLQLTQDIARFLDVLKATKCQNLEASASSTTSHISDLYAPALTDDCLGQVCTSMSKNYLKYLLIQMGTKCQVSNIAEECILQTADETSDSFLLPCDNNCEWSSFSCKGCSIIFDIPTIKGRNLKSMILFIVYYSSPENIASEGCQGVLIINYTKRIIQVYKRDTLTSFGHEDWRTVTSILEPGNKVEVMVVLGEGFIADKTTISLSYDEPDDKKMERCHVVDEEDVIVSGNDDNNVSVSSGDDETINRFGEETMNHIQITKHGDGLCVDVVGPIQLVPNDLDQPVEAVAEEIHPAEEQPDQEHHVPPPECEPEQHATVASATIEPTLGAQILDAIRELRADFVRHEQTVTARFNAVEVRLEELADVVTQIQRDVES